From the genome of Perca flavescens isolate YP-PL-M2 chromosome 12, PFLA_1.0, whole genome shotgun sequence, one region includes:
- the LOC114565678 gene encoding zinc finger and SCAN domain-containing protein 12 — MSFPSSFGSQVAAIMDVLAKAAVAEITKLVEDGNVMLRLEMCRRDTEIQELKTSLKLMEVELCNAQEAAATRATEEKPEQTAGNQVPRTDKKEDEETCAVYLEPKSAHSLCQPGHGTEESHDVSPAVKREPADELATQEMADNTGTADNTGSADVCFELGEPDDLIWPPTTCSMFEKSSVAMQPHISLFSPHAEQYAAPRNTESQYNSSSAAVEGIADDSLSVPIKVEVEIHPMCMGSTTLESVPNEQFRRASHPAVSQDPSSQQAGPSLAPPHPQRATAASLGSHTEDHILNRNHLRAKRLMNVWRTNQKLFICSVCNRGFPRMTQLEEHKASHQLFKPFRCLECGKSFTQKTRLKTHQSVHTGERPFSCKICGKMFSRQDNCLRHERFHSGLKPHSCGQCGKSFTVLGNLKIHQEIHLQGR, encoded by the exons ATGTCTTTCCCCTCCTCTTTCGGTTCGCAGGTCGCGGCCATCATGGATGTGTTAGCGAAAGCTGCGGTCGCCGAAATAACGAAGCTGGTGGAGGACGGTAATGTGATGCTGCGCCTGGAGATGTGTCGGAGGGACACCGAGATTCAGGAGCTCAAAACGAGTTTGAAGCTGATGGAGGTTGAGCTCTGCAACGCTCAGGAAGCCGCCGCGACCCGAGCTACGGAGGAAAAGCCGGAACAAACAGCCGGGAATCAGGTACCGCGAACAG ATAAAAAAGAAGATGAGGAAACATGCGCAGTGTATCTGGAACCAAAGTCTGCTCATTCACTGTGCCAGCCCGGCCATGGAACAGAGGAGAGCCATGACGTGAGCCCAGCGGTGAAACGCGAGCCCGCCGATGAACTCGCCACACAGGAAATGGCAGACAACACTGGAACAGCAGACAACACTGGATCAGCAGACGTTTGCTTTGAGCTGGGAGAGCCAGATGACCTGATCTGGCCTCCAACTACTTGTAGCATGTTTGAGAAAAGCTCTGTTGCAATGCAGCCGCACATATCGCTTTTCTCCCCTCATGCTGAGCAATATGCCGCTCCTAGAAATACAGAAAGCCAATATAACTCTTCATCAGCCGCAGTAGAGGGAATTGCAGATGATTCCTTGAGTGTGCCGATAAAAGTAGAGGTAGAGATTCACCCCATGTGCATGGGAAGTACCACTTTAGAGTCCGTTCCTAATGAACAGTTCAGGCGTGCTTCACACCCTGCAGTCAGTCAGGACCCGAGCTCGCAACAGGCTGGGCCATCACTAGCCCCGCCCCATCCACAGAGGGCCACAGCAGCCAGTTTAGGATCACACACAGAGGATCACATCCTCAATAGAAACCACCTGAGAGCGAAAAGGCTAATGAACGTTTGGAGAACCAATCAGAAACTGTTCATCTGCTCGGTCTGCAACAGGGGTTTCCCTCGCATGACTCAGCTCGAAGAACACAAGGCCTCCCACCAACTTTTTAAACCTTTCAGGTGCCTCGAATGCGGGAAATCGTTCACCCAGAAGACCCGGCTGAAGACGCACCAGAGCGTGCACACAGGGGAGAGGCCGTTCAGTTGCAAAATCTGCGGCAAGATGTTTTCCAGGCAGGACAACTGCCTGAGGCACGAGCGCTTCCACAGCGGGCTGAAGCCGCACAGCTGCGGACAGTGTGGCAAAAGCTTCACTGTGCTGGGTAACCTCAAAATCCATCAAGAGATTCACCTGCAAGGCAGATAG